A region from the Blastocatellia bacterium genome encodes:
- a CDS encoding MerR family transcriptional regulator, with protein MKSESLFPIKAVAQRTGLTPYVIRAWERRYKAIAPARTRTNRRLYSEADIARLLLLRRVKEMGYSIGQIAQLPTEKLLAMLNDSAAKTRAQEVPSDSALEAHLKACLSAVEKFDAEELRRALARAVVTFGWPVVIERVFLPLMQKIGECWREGSLRIGHEHLASAVIQAFLGNLERGQVPPTSAPVLIVTTPVGQLHEIGALAATAIAASEGWSVTYLGPNLPAEEIAHAAHRSQARVVALSIVYPPDDPHLPAELEKLRHYLPEHVTILVGGRSARAYADVLDRIGAVQVSDWASFRTLLESLRPHGPANVAQPGP; from the coding sequence ATGAAATCCGAATCGCTTTTTCCGATTAAGGCTGTGGCGCAGCGGACCGGCCTGACGCCATACGTGATTCGAGCATGGGAGAGGCGCTATAAGGCGATAGCTCCGGCCCGGACCCGGACTAACCGTCGCCTCTATTCAGAAGCAGACATTGCCAGGCTTCTTCTTCTGCGCCGCGTCAAAGAGATGGGCTACAGCATTGGACAGATTGCGCAGCTGCCCACGGAAAAGCTCCTGGCCATGTTGAATGACTCGGCTGCCAAGACGAGGGCTCAAGAAGTGCCTTCGGATTCCGCTTTAGAGGCTCATTTGAAAGCCTGTCTTTCGGCCGTGGAAAAGTTTGATGCAGAAGAGCTGAGAAGAGCGCTCGCCCGCGCAGTTGTCACATTTGGATGGCCGGTTGTAATAGAACGAGTCTTCTTGCCCCTGATGCAGAAAATCGGGGAGTGCTGGCGCGAGGGTTCTTTGAGAATTGGGCACGAGCATCTGGCATCGGCCGTCATTCAAGCCTTCCTGGGAAATCTCGAAAGGGGGCAAGTTCCGCCAACCTCAGCGCCGGTTTTGATCGTCACTACGCCCGTTGGCCAGCTCCACGAGATTGGAGCCCTGGCGGCCACAGCTATTGCAGCCTCAGAAGGGTGGAGTGTCACGTACTTAGGTCCGAACCTCCCCGCCGAGGAGATCGCCCATGCGGCGCACCGGAGCCAGGCGAGGGTGGTAGCCTTAAGCATCGTCTATCCACCGGACGATCCTCATCTCCCGGCCGAGCTTGAGAAGTTGCGCCACTACCTTCCCGAGCATGTGACGATTTTAGTCGGGGGGCGCAGCGCGCGTGCCTACGCAGATGTCTTGGACCGCATAGGAGCGGTTCAGGTATCTGATTGGGCGAGCTTCCGTACTCTGTTGGAATCGCTGAGGCCTCATGGCCCGGCAAATGTCGCTCAGCCTGGCCCTTGA
- a CDS encoding fasciclin domain-containing protein, whose amino-acid sequence MLKRIAATACFVVLLLGPVVGSESGQGKDIVDTAVEARTFNSLVTALKAAGLVETLKGKGPFTVFAPTDEAFAKLPPGTLDDLLKPQNKDRLTKILTYHVVSGKLMASDVVKLKSAKALSGGSLQIQSAGGRVTVNGARVIKTDIVASNGVIHVIDAVLLPKD is encoded by the coding sequence ATGCTAAAGAGAATTGCAGCAACTGCCTGTTTCGTCGTTCTGCTTTTGGGCCCTGTGGTGGGGTCGGAAAGCGGCCAGGGTAAAGACATTGTGGATACGGCCGTTGAGGCTCGGACATTCAACTCCTTAGTCACGGCGTTAAAAGCCGCTGGATTAGTGGAGACGCTCAAGGGCAAGGGGCCTTTCACCGTATTTGCCCCAACAGATGAAGCCTTCGCGAAGCTTCCGCCGGGGACGCTCGATGATCTTCTCAAACCTCAGAACAAGGATCGCCTCACGAAGATACTCACATACCATGTCGTATCGGGCAAGCTGATGGCGTCCGATGTGGTCAAGCTGAAATCGGCGAAGGCGCTGAGCGGAGGGAGCCTGCAAATTCAGAGCGCGGGCGGCAGGGTTACAGTGAATGGTGCCCGCGTCATCAAGACGGATATCGTGGCGAGCAATGGCGTAATTCACGTCATTGACGCCGTGCTCTTACCGAAGGATTAA
- a CDS encoding DUF378 domain-containing protein: MKSPLDTIALVLIIVGALNWGLWGIFQFDLVAAIFGGNASFLSRVIYTLVGLAGLYGLTLLGKKAKDAA, from the coding sequence ATGAAGAGTCCGTTAGACACGATCGCTTTGGTGTTAATAATCGTCGGAGCATTGAACTGGGGTCTGTGGGGGATCTTCCAGTTCGATCTCGTGGCGGCTATCTTTGGAGGCAACGCTTCCTTTCTAAGCCGGGTCATTTATACCCTGGTTGGGCTGGCTGGGCTTTACGGTTTGACTTTGCTCGGCAAGAAGGCAAAAGACGCGGCGTAG